One window of Perca flavescens isolate YP-PL-M2 chromosome 15, PFLA_1.0, whole genome shotgun sequence genomic DNA carries:
- the cyb561 gene encoding transmembrane ascorbate-dependent reductase CYB561 isoform X2 gives MEESAPRPGRSTFAWLVGASQLLGVASVVLTGVWMGHYRGGFAWDGSGLEFNVHPLCMVLGLVFLQGDAILVYRVFRNEAKRNVKVLHGIIHLLALIISIVGTVAVFDFHRASKIPNMYSLHSWCGMATLVLFSIQWVMGLLFFLFPVASSWLRAMYLPIHVFGGLVLLVMAIGSSLLGITEKLLFSIMPTYSQFTSEGVLANTLGILLVGFGVLLGYLITKEEFRRPPNPEEEALSVHFKTLTEGGSPTTP, from the exons ATGGAGGAAAGTGCTCCACGTCCTGGCCGCTCTACGTTTGCGTGGCTGGTGGGAGCGTCACAGTTGCTGGGTGTGGCGTCCGTGGTGCTGACCGGCGTGTGGATGGGTCACTACCGCGGGGGCTTCGCCTGGGACGGCTCAGGGCTGGAGTTTAACGTGCACCCTCTGTGCATGGTGCTGGGACTGGTCTTCCTGCAGGGCGACG ccaTCCTGGTCTACAGAGTTTTCCGCAATGAGGCGAAGAGGAACGTAAAGGTGCTTCACGGCATCATCCACCTGCTGGCCCTCATCATCAGCATCGTAG gtactGTAGCTGTGTTTGACTTCCACAGAGCATCAAAGATCCCAAACATGTACAGTCTACACAGCTGGTGCGGCATGGCTACCTTAGTCTTATTCTCCATACAG TGGGTGATGGGTTTGCTGTTCTTCCTCTTTCCTGTTGCGTCGTCATGGTTACGAGCCATGTACCTGCCCATCCACGTGTTCGGCGGTCTGGTTCTGCTGGTTATGGCCATAGGGAGCAGCCTGCTCGGCATCACGGAGAAACTCCTCTTCAGCATCAT gcCGACCTACTCTCAGTTCACCTCAGAGGGGGTGCTGGCCAACACCTTAGGGATCCTGCTGGTGGGTTTCGGGGTGCTGCTGGGCTACCTGATCACCAAGGAGGAGTTCAGGCGTCCGCCGAACCCAGAGGAAGAGGCTCTGTCTGTCCACTTCAAGACCCTGACGGAGGGGGGGTCCCCCACAACGCCGTGA
- the cyb561 gene encoding transmembrane ascorbate-dependent reductase CYB561 isoform X1 — translation MLDSRTSSAERTLGYSAIMEESAPRPGRSTFAWLVGASQLLGVASVVLTGVWMGHYRGGFAWDGSGLEFNVHPLCMVLGLVFLQGDAILVYRVFRNEAKRNVKVLHGIIHLLALIISIVGTVAVFDFHRASKIPNMYSLHSWCGMATLVLFSIQWVMGLLFFLFPVASSWLRAMYLPIHVFGGLVLLVMAIGSSLLGITEKLLFSIMPTYSQFTSEGVLANTLGILLVGFGVLLGYLITKEEFRRPPNPEEEALSVHFKTLTEGGSPTTP, via the exons ATGCTAGACTCCAGGACTTCCTCAGCAGAGCGGACTCTAGGCTACAGCGCA ATCATGGAGGAAAGTGCTCCACGTCCTGGCCGCTCTACGTTTGCGTGGCTGGTGGGAGCGTCACAGTTGCTGGGTGTGGCGTCCGTGGTGCTGACCGGCGTGTGGATGGGTCACTACCGCGGGGGCTTCGCCTGGGACGGCTCAGGGCTGGAGTTTAACGTGCACCCTCTGTGCATGGTGCTGGGACTGGTCTTCCTGCAGGGCGACG ccaTCCTGGTCTACAGAGTTTTCCGCAATGAGGCGAAGAGGAACGTAAAGGTGCTTCACGGCATCATCCACCTGCTGGCCCTCATCATCAGCATCGTAG gtactGTAGCTGTGTTTGACTTCCACAGAGCATCAAAGATCCCAAACATGTACAGTCTACACAGCTGGTGCGGCATGGCTACCTTAGTCTTATTCTCCATACAG TGGGTGATGGGTTTGCTGTTCTTCCTCTTTCCTGTTGCGTCGTCATGGTTACGAGCCATGTACCTGCCCATCCACGTGTTCGGCGGTCTGGTTCTGCTGGTTATGGCCATAGGGAGCAGCCTGCTCGGCATCACGGAGAAACTCCTCTTCAGCATCAT gcCGACCTACTCTCAGTTCACCTCAGAGGGGGTGCTGGCCAACACCTTAGGGATCCTGCTGGTGGGTTTCGGGGTGCTGCTGGGCTACCTGATCACCAAGGAGGAGTTCAGGCGTCCGCCGAACCCAGAGGAAGAGGCTCTGTCTGTCCACTTCAAGACCCTGACGGAGGGGGGGTCCCCCACAACGCCGTGA